The Akkermansia sp. N21116 genome includes a region encoding these proteins:
- the groL gene encoding chaperonin GroEL (60 kDa chaperone family; promotes refolding of misfolded polypeptides especially under stressful conditions; forms two stacked rings of heptamers to form a barrel-shaped 14mer; ends can be capped by GroES; misfolded proteins enter the barrel where they are refolded when GroES binds) → MMAKQIEFEEPARQSLLRGVEKIAKAVKSTLGPAGRNVVIDKKFGSPMITKDGVTVAKEIELEDPYENMGAQLVREVSSKTNDIAGDGTTTATVLAESIYREGLRNVTAGANPISLQRGIMKAADAIVEELKVISKPVDSAKEVAQVATVSANWDAEIGQIIAEAMDKVGKDGTITVEEAKGIETTLDVVEGMQFDKGYLSPYFVTNAETMEAILENPYILIHEKKITNLKDFLPLLEKVAKTGRPFLVIAEDIEGEALATLVVNRLRGVLNICAVKAPGFGDRRKAMLEDIAILTGGKCITEDLGLKLENVGLEDLGQAKRIVVSKDDTVIVEGSGSSEAISARVSQIRRQIEDTTSDYDREKLQERLAKLAGGVAVIHVGAATETEMKEKKARVDDALHATRAAVEEGIVPGGGVALIRAQSAIEKLTLEGDEATGAQIVYRAIEAPLRQLASNAGREGALIVANVKKMDQANMGYNVVTDKYEDLLAAGVVDPTKVTRSALQHAASISGLLLTTECLIADLPEKKCSCGGGAPDMGGMGGMGGMM, encoded by the coding sequence ATTATGGCTAAACAAATTGAATTTGAAGAACCCGCACGCCAGTCCCTTCTTCGCGGCGTGGAAAAAATCGCCAAGGCTGTCAAGAGCACGCTCGGGCCTGCCGGACGCAATGTCGTGATCGACAAGAAGTTTGGCTCTCCCATGATTACCAAGGACGGTGTTACCGTGGCCAAGGAAATCGAACTGGAAGATCCCTATGAAAACATGGGCGCTCAGCTTGTTCGCGAAGTTTCCTCCAAGACCAACGACATCGCCGGCGACGGAACGACGACTGCGACCGTGCTTGCCGAAAGCATCTACCGCGAAGGTCTCCGCAACGTGACTGCCGGAGCCAACCCGATCTCCCTGCAGCGCGGCATCATGAAAGCTGCCGATGCCATCGTGGAAGAACTCAAGGTGATCAGCAAGCCTGTCGATTCCGCCAAGGAAGTTGCCCAGGTCGCTACCGTTTCCGCTAACTGGGACGCTGAAATCGGCCAGATTATCGCCGAAGCCATGGACAAGGTCGGCAAGGACGGCACGATCACTGTAGAAGAAGCCAAAGGCATCGAAACCACGCTTGACGTGGTGGAAGGCATGCAGTTCGACAAGGGGTACCTGTCTCCCTATTTCGTGACCAATGCGGAAACGATGGAAGCCATTTTGGAAAATCCCTACATTCTCATCCATGAGAAGAAGATCACCAACCTCAAGGATTTCCTTCCTCTTCTGGAAAAGGTTGCCAAGACCGGCCGTCCGTTCCTCGTCATTGCCGAAGACATTGAAGGCGAAGCCCTCGCAACTCTCGTTGTGAACCGCCTCCGCGGCGTCCTCAATATCTGCGCTGTCAAGGCTCCCGGCTTCGGCGACCGCCGCAAGGCCATGCTTGAAGACATCGCCATCCTTACCGGTGGCAAGTGCATCACCGAAGACCTCGGTCTCAAGCTGGAAAATGTCGGACTCGAAGATCTCGGACAGGCCAAGCGCATCGTTGTCTCCAAGGATGACACCGTGATTGTGGAAGGCAGCGGTTCTTCCGAAGCCATCTCCGCTCGTGTGTCCCAGATTCGCCGTCAGATCGAAGATACAACCTCCGATTACGACCGCGAAAAACTTCAGGAACGCCTTGCCAAACTGGCCGGCGGCGTAGCCGTCATCCATGTGGGTGCCGCTACCGAAACCGAAATGAAGGAAAAGAAGGCCCGTGTGGACGATGCTCTGCATGCTACCCGCGCAGCCGTGGAAGAAGGTATTGTTCCCGGCGGCGGCGTTGCCCTCATCCGTGCCCAAAGCGCGATTGAAAAACTGACGCTCGAAGGTGACGAAGCGACCGGTGCCCAGATTGTGTATCGTGCTATCGAAGCACCGCTTCGCCAGCTTGCTTCCAATGCCGGCCGCGAAGGCGCTCTTATCGTTGCCAACGTCAAGAAGATGGACCAGGCGAACATGGGTTACAACGTCGTGACTGACAAGTATGAAGATCTGCTTGCCGCCGGTGTCGTCGACCCGACCAAGGTGACCCGCTCCGCTCTTCAGCATGCTGCCTCCATCTCCGGCCTCCTGCTTACCACGGAATGCCTCATCGCTGACCTTCCCGAGAAGAAGTGCAGCTGCGGTGGCGGCGCTCCCGACATGGGCGGAATGGGTGGCATGGGCGGCATGATGTAA
- the dnaK gene encoding molecular chaperone DnaK, which produces MSKILGIDLGTTNSCMAVMEGGQATVLENSEGARTTPSIVAFTKSGERIVGQAAKRQAVTNPRNTIFSAKRLIGRKFSELSAEDKNVPYAIVEAPNGDAHIEVEIAGEKKVFSPQEIGAMVLGKLKSDAEAKLGETITEAVITVPAYFNDAQRNATKAAGEIAGLKVRRIINEPTAAALAYGLDKKSNEKIAVYDLGGGTFDVSVLDIGDGVFEVMASDGDTHLGGDDWDNAIVKWILDEFQAANGMDISKQADAIQRIKEEAEKAKIALSSTQSYDISLPFITADATGPKHIQLTLTRSKLEQLTENLLDRTKRPTEGAIQEAGISKSDINELVLVGGMTRMPAVQEMAHRLAGKEPHKGVNPDEVVAVGAAIQGGVLQGDVNDVLLLDVTPLTLSIETMGGIATPMIDRNTTIPVRKSQVFSTAADNQPAVDIRICQGERKMFEDNKLLGNFKLDGIAPAPRGVPQIEVTFDIDANGILHVSAKDKGTGKEQQISIQGSSGLSKDEIERAKRDAEAHAEEDKKRAENIEVINQADSLAFSVERQLKDLGDKVPADLKSDLEARIKTLREAVEKKDVDAAKSAKEALERKLEDLNRAAQAAQGAGAGPMPGASPADAPEDSGEPRKAKGRVVDAEIVDDDK; this is translated from the coding sequence ATGAGCAAGATTCTCGGTATTGACCTTGGGACGACCAACTCCTGTATGGCCGTCATGGAAGGCGGTCAGGCGACCGTCCTTGAAAACAGCGAAGGAGCCCGTACGACTCCTTCCATCGTCGCGTTCACCAAGAGCGGCGAACGCATCGTCGGCCAGGCAGCCAAACGCCAGGCTGTCACTAACCCCAGAAACACGATTTTCTCGGCCAAGCGCTTGATCGGGCGCAAGTTCAGCGAACTGAGCGCGGAAGACAAAAACGTTCCTTACGCTATCGTTGAAGCCCCTAATGGCGATGCCCACATCGAAGTGGAAATTGCCGGAGAGAAGAAGGTATTTTCTCCCCAGGAAATCGGAGCGATGGTGCTCGGTAAACTGAAGTCCGACGCTGAAGCCAAGCTTGGCGAAACGATTACGGAAGCCGTGATCACCGTGCCAGCCTACTTCAACGACGCCCAGCGTAATGCGACGAAAGCCGCCGGTGAAATCGCCGGCCTGAAAGTACGCCGTATCATTAATGAACCGACGGCTGCCGCGTTGGCCTACGGACTCGACAAGAAGAGCAATGAAAAGATTGCCGTCTATGACCTCGGCGGCGGCACTTTCGACGTGTCCGTCCTTGACATCGGCGACGGTGTATTCGAAGTAATGGCTTCCGACGGTGATACCCACCTTGGCGGCGATGACTGGGATAATGCCATCGTCAAGTGGATACTGGACGAGTTCCAGGCTGCCAACGGCATGGATATTTCCAAGCAGGCCGACGCTATCCAGCGTATTAAGGAAGAAGCCGAAAAGGCCAAGATTGCCCTTTCGTCCACCCAGTCCTACGATATCAGCCTGCCGTTCATTACGGCCGATGCCACGGGACCGAAGCACATCCAGCTGACGCTGACCCGCAGCAAGCTCGAACAGCTTACAGAAAATCTGCTGGATCGCACGAAGCGCCCTACCGAAGGAGCTATTCAGGAAGCCGGTATTTCCAAGTCCGACATCAATGAACTCGTGCTCGTCGGTGGCATGACCCGTATGCCGGCCGTTCAGGAAATGGCTCACCGCCTCGCAGGTAAGGAACCTCACAAGGGGGTGAATCCGGACGAAGTCGTCGCGGTCGGCGCCGCCATTCAGGGCGGTGTTCTCCAGGGAGACGTGAATGACGTCCTTCTGCTCGACGTGACTCCTCTGACGCTTTCCATCGAAACGATGGGCGGTATCGCAACGCCGATGATCGACCGCAACACGACCATCCCGGTTCGCAAGAGCCAGGTGTTCTCGACGGCGGCCGACAACCAGCCTGCTGTGGACATCCGTATCTGCCAGGGTGAACGCAAGATGTTCGAAGACAATAAGCTTTTGGGCAACTTCAAGCTTGATGGCATTGCCCCCGCTCCGCGTGGAGTGCCCCAGATCGAAGTGACGTTCGATATCGATGCCAACGGCATTCTCCACGTGTCCGCCAAGGACAAGGGGACGGGCAAGGAACAGCAGATCTCCATCCAGGGATCCAGCGGCCTTTCCAAGGATGAAATCGAACGTGCCAAACGTGATGCCGAAGCCCACGCCGAAGAAGACAAGAAGCGTGCCGAAAACATCGAAGTCATCAACCAGGCCGATTCCCTCGCCTTCTCCGTGGAACGTCAGCTCAAGGACCTTGGAGACAAGGTGCCCGCCGACCTCAAGAGCGATCTGGAAGCCCGCATCAAGACTCTCCGCGAAGCTGTTGAGAAGAAGGATGTGGACGCCGCCAAGAGCGCCAAGGAAGCTCTCGAACGCAAGCTCGAAGATCTTAACCGTGCCGCCCAGGCTGCTCAGGGTGCAGGTGCCGGCCCCATGCCGGGAGCCTCTCCTGCCGATGCTCCGGAAGACTCCGGCGAGCCCCGCAAGGCTAAAGGCCGTGTTGTCGACGCTGAAATCGTTGACGACGACAAATAA
- a CDS encoding Txe/YoeB family addiction module toxin, which yields MKLEFSKTALSDLAFWKKADRKAAQKVTALLLEILETPYAGKGKPEQLVGNLSGYWSRRINTKDRIIYSVDEETATIFIRSLRKHYE from the coding sequence ATGAAACTTGAATTCTCCAAAACAGCCCTGTCAGATCTCGCCTTTTGGAAAAAGGCAGATCGCAAGGCTGCGCAGAAAGTAACCGCCCTATTGTTGGAAATACTTGAAACTCCCTATGCTGGCAAAGGCAAACCCGAGCAGCTTGTCGGCAACCTCTCCGGTTACTGGTCCCGTCGCATCAACACCAAAGACCGCATCATCTATTCCGTAGACGAAGAAACGGCAACCATCTTCATCCGCTCCCTCCGCAAACACTACGAATAG
- a CDS encoding DNA adenine methylase, which translates to MVGRNIKTLLRYPGGKQRLAPFVASLIAENGLEGCDYVEPYAGGAGVAMELLFSGKVARVHLNDKCPQLLMFWESLRDDPERFAHRIDSAVLNVDEWKKMRTIIQRFENYSREDVGFAFFYLNRTNFSGVISGGVIGGLEQKGNYKMDARFYRERLAKLARSYASFSDRILLYHEDAINFIQRIPLMSQGKCFVYCDPPYYHKGQQLYLNSYGHNDHANVAQVIKEVLSNEHWIVSYDTEEAIRDLYAGFRQFIFNLQYSARTKVMGKEVFILGNKVKMPATPCLELVPVV; encoded by the coding sequence ATGGTAGGCCGCAATATAAAAACCCTGTTACGTTATCCGGGAGGAAAGCAGAGATTAGCCCCATTTGTGGCGTCGTTGATTGCGGAGAATGGTTTGGAAGGTTGTGATTATGTAGAACCCTATGCGGGCGGAGCAGGAGTTGCTATGGAACTTTTATTTTCTGGAAAGGTAGCTAGAGTCCATCTCAATGACAAGTGTCCTCAACTATTGATGTTTTGGGAATCTCTCAGAGATGATCCAGAAAGATTTGCTCATCGGATCGATTCCGCTGTTTTGAATGTTGATGAGTGGAAAAAGATGAGAACCATAATACAAAGGTTTGAGAATTATTCTCGCGAAGATGTAGGGTTTGCTTTTTTTTATTTAAATCGTACGAATTTTTCTGGAGTAATCAGTGGTGGGGTTATTGGCGGACTTGAACAGAAAGGTAATTATAAAATGGATGCTCGATTTTATCGGGAGAGATTGGCGAAATTAGCCCGATCCTATGCATCATTTTCAGATCGTATCTTGCTTTACCATGAAGATGCGATCAATTTTATCCAACGTATTCCTTTGATGTCACAAGGAAAGTGCTTTGTCTATTGCGATCCTCCATATTACCATAAGGGACAGCAATTGTACTTAAATTCCTATGGACACAATGATCATGCCAATGTAGCTCAAGTGATCAAAGAGGTATTATCCAATGAACATTGGATTGTATCGTATGATACTGAAGAAGCGATTCGCGATCTTTATGCAGGATTTCGTCAGTTCATATTCAATTTACAGTATAGCGCACGCACTAAAGTCATGGGCAAAGAAGTTTTTATTCTTGGGAACAAGGTGAAGATGCCGGCGACTCCGTGCTTGGAGCTTGTGCCTGTGGTGTGA
- the groES gene encoding co-chaperone GroES gives MATIKPLGQRVLIKRIEAEQKTAGGLFLPDTAKEKPQEAEVIAVGTGGRDDQGKLIEFTVKVGDRVLTSRYGGTDVKIDGVDYVIISETDILGIIG, from the coding sequence ATGGCTACAATCAAACCACTCGGACAGCGCGTTCTTATCAAACGCATCGAAGCTGAACAGAAAACGGCTGGCGGTCTTTTCCTGCCGGACACTGCCAAGGAAAAGCCCCAGGAAGCAGAAGTGATCGCCGTAGGTACCGGCGGTCGTGATGACCAGGGTAAGCTGATCGAATTCACTGTCAAAGTTGGCGACCGCGTTCTGACCTCCCGTTACGGTGGCACGGACGTCAAGATTGATGGCGTTGATTATGTGATCATCTCCGAAACCGATATTCTCGGCATCATCGGCTAA
- a CDS encoding helix-turn-helix transcriptional regulator: MQEKDSRKAVFVSRFLGLLKDNSLTQSELSKIVKISQATISAYSLGKTTPKSEELCRIASYFGVSMDYLWGVSDIPIQATDTANIQESEWQQRAQTAEQKLKHLKSLLADVGSDIESLGGTVGKLLKFISE, translated from the coding sequence ATGCAAGAAAAAGATTCAAGAAAAGCTGTATTTGTTTCTCGTTTTTTAGGTTTATTGAAAGACAACTCTCTTACTCAGAGCGAGTTATCTAAAATAGTAAAAATTTCACAAGCTACAATTTCGGCGTACAGTCTCGGAAAAACTACCCCAAAATCAGAGGAACTATGCCGAATTGCTTCATATTTCGGTGTCTCCATGGACTACCTCTGGGGTGTCTCTGATATCCCCATCCAAGCTACCGACACAGCAAACATTCAGGAATCCGAATGGCAGCAGAGAGCTCAAACAGCAGAACAGAAGCTCAAACACCTCAAAAGCCTTCTCGCCGACGTTGGCTCTGACATCGAATCTCTCGGCGGCACCGTCGGCAAACTCCTCAAATTCATCTCCGAATAA
- a CDS encoding tyrosine-type recombinase/integrase, giving the protein MTLRFESKKKASEWRKDFLNKISKEGESSQSLNAAQIQDAMAAMSLLAPYGTSLSDAARAWIRTNAVYKTETPLEDVWTLFVDSKAGLSRYVFEKINRLEKILAKVMKRQIGSISSVELSDIITKDTRTDSMFNEALGVASGFFSYAARMMFIERNPAEALSKKKTVSRDICVVTPEQAERMMSYKKTQLPVALLLFSGIRLSELRRLRWDDVDLDEHRVIRINGKTSKTGSFRLVEVNDTLKAWMEKVPPSKRTGGFLPVNWENDWKKCRKQAGIVGKGLENICRHSYASYLLAVTNDINHLRTQLGHDTDDVTLRHYRARVYREAAERYWQIMP; this is encoded by the coding sequence ATGACTCTGCGCTTTGAGTCGAAGAAAAAAGCTTCAGAGTGGCGAAAGGATTTCCTCAATAAGATCTCAAAAGAGGGGGAATCGTCACAATCTTTGAACGCAGCGCAGATACAGGACGCAATGGCGGCCATGTCGTTACTTGCTCCATATGGAACGTCCCTAAGTGATGCTGCCAGAGCCTGGATACGCACGAACGCAGTTTATAAGACAGAAACACCGCTGGAAGATGTCTGGACTCTATTTGTGGACAGCAAGGCCGGATTGAGCAGATACGTTTTTGAGAAAATCAACAGGCTCGAAAAGATCCTTGCAAAGGTAATGAAGCGGCAGATTGGATCTATATCCTCAGTTGAATTGTCTGACATTATCACAAAGGACACCAGAACAGACTCTATGTTCAATGAGGCGTTGGGAGTCGCATCTGGTTTTTTTTCCTATGCAGCACGTATGATGTTCATAGAGCGCAACCCGGCAGAGGCTCTTTCAAAAAAGAAGACGGTCTCTAGGGATATATGCGTCGTTACTCCCGAACAGGCAGAAAGGATGATGTCTTACAAAAAGACTCAATTGCCTGTTGCCTTGCTGCTGTTTTCAGGTATCCGGCTATCTGAGCTTCGGAGGTTAAGATGGGATGATGTTGATCTTGATGAGCATAGAGTTATTAGGATTAACGGGAAAACGTCAAAGACTGGATCATTCAGACTTGTCGAGGTCAATGATACGTTGAAAGCCTGGATGGAGAAAGTTCCACCCTCGAAGAGGACGGGAGGGTTCCTGCCTGTGAATTGGGAAAACGACTGGAAGAAGTGCAGGAAACAAGCTGGGATCGTGGGAAAAGGACTTGAGAACATTTGCCGGCATTCATACGCATCGTACCTTCTCGCTGTTACGAACGATATCAATCACCTTAGAACACAGCTTGGACATGATACTGATGACGTTACGTTGAGGCATTACAGGGCGCGGGTGTACAGGGAAGCGGCTGAAAGGTACTGGCAAATCATGCCATAG
- a CDS encoding type II toxin-antitoxin system prevent-host-death family antitoxin — MTPLSLSYSEARQHLADTIKTCVDDSVPVIIKSRQREVVMIPREEYDSWMETIHQLDTPSNIRHLDQSLEEKRRGETIIMTADDLMNFMNTPGA; from the coding sequence ATGACCCCATTATCCCTTTCATACAGTGAAGCCCGGCAGCATCTGGCCGATACCATCAAAACCTGCGTTGACGATTCCGTGCCCGTCATCATCAAATCGCGGCAGCGAGAAGTAGTCATGATCCCCCGTGAAGAATACGACTCGTGGATGGAAACCATCCACCAGCTAGACACCCCGTCCAACATACGCCACCTGGACCAGTCCCTCGAAGAAAAACGTCGTGGGGAAACCATCATCATGACAGCGGACGACCTCATGAACTTCATGAACACCCCTGGAGCATGA